One Etheostoma cragini isolate CJK2018 chromosome 6, CSU_Ecrag_1.0, whole genome shotgun sequence DNA window includes the following coding sequences:
- the LOC117945882 gene encoding tubulin beta-1 chain-like: protein MREIVHLQAGQCGNQIGAKFWEVISDEHGIDPTGTYHGDSDLQLDRINVYYNEASGGKYVPRAVLVDLEPGTMDSVRSGPFGQIFRPDNFVFGQSGAGNNWAKGHYTEGAELVDSVLDVVRKEAESCDCLQGFQLTHSLGGGTGSGMGTLLISKIREEYPDRIMNTFSVVPSPKVSDTVVEPYNATLSVHQLVENTDETFCIDNEALYDICFRTLKLTTPSYGDLNHLVSATMSGVTTCLRFPGQLNADLRKLAVNMVPFPRLHFFMPGFAPLTSRGSQQYRSLSVPELTQQMFDAKNMMAACDPRHGRYLTVAAIFRGRMSMKEVDEQMLNVQNKNSSYFVEWIPNNVKTAVCDIPPRGLKMAATFIGNSTAIQELFKRISEQFTAMFRRKAFLHWYTGEGMDEMEFTEAESNMNDLVSEYQQYQDATAEEEGEFEEEGEEELA, encoded by the exons ATGAGGGAAATTGTGCATCTTCAAGCTGGCCAGTGTGGAAACCAGATCGGTGCTAAG ttttgggAGGTGATCAGTGATGAGCACGGTATTGACCCAACTGGTACATACCATGGTGACAGTGACCTGCAGCTGGACAGGATCAATGTCTACTACAATGAAGCGTCAG GTGGTAAATATGTACCCCGTGCTGTGCTGGTTGATCTGGAGCCAGgcaccatggactctgtaaggTCTGGACCTTTCGGTCAGATCTTCAGACCAGACAACTTCGTGTTTG GCCAGAGTGGTGCTGGCAACAACTGGGCCAAGGGTCACTACACAGAGGGTGCCGAGCTTGTAGACTCTGTTCTGGATGTGGTGAGGAAGGAGGCCGAAAGCTGTGACTGCCTTCAAGGCTTCCAGCTCACACACTCTCTGGGAGGTGGTACAGGCTCTGGTATGGGCACCCTGCTCATCAGCAAGATCCGTGAAGAGTACCCTGACCGCATCATGAACACCTTCAGCGTGGTGCCTTCCCCAAAAGTATCTGACACAGTTGTTGAGCCCTACAACGCCACGCTGTCAGTCCACCAGCTTGTAGAAAACACAGATGAGACCTTCTGTATCGACAATGAGGCCCTGTATGACATCTGTTTCCGCACGCTCAAACTCACAACCCCCTCATACGGTGACCTCAACCACTTGGTCTCTGCCACCATGAGCGGTGTCACCACCTGCCTGAGGTTCCCTGGACAGCTCAACGCTGACCTGCGTAAGCTTGCTGTAAACATGGTGCCATTCCCACGTCTGCACTTCTTCATGCCAGGCTTTGCTCCCCTCACAAGCAGAGGCAGTCAACAGTACAGATCACTATCTGTGCCAGAGCTCACCCAGCAGATGTTTGATGCCAAGAACATGATGGCTGCCTGCGACCCACGTCACGGGCGTTACCTGACAGTGGCTGCCATCTTCCGTGGCCGCATGTCCATGAAGGAGGTGGATGAGCAGATGCTGAACGTGCAGAACAAGAACAGCAGTTACTTTGTTGAATGGATCCCCAACAACGTCAAGACTGCTGTCTGCGACATTCCTCCCCGGGGCCTCAAAATGGCTGCCACTTTCATCGGCAACAGCACGGCCATCCAGGAGCTGTTCAAGCGCATCTCTGAGCAATTCACAGCTATGTTCAGGCGCAAAGCTTTCCTCCACTGGTACACCGGTGAGGGTATGGATGAGATGGAGTTCACAGAGGCAGAGAGCAACATGAACGACCTGGTGTCTGAGTACCAGCAGTACCAGGATGCCACTGCTGAAGAAGAGGGAGAGTTTGAGgaagagggtgaggaggagCTGGCCTAA